The Nocardioides salarius genome includes a region encoding these proteins:
- a CDS encoding beta-phosphoglucomutase family hydrolase translates to MPPQDAVIFDMDGVVTDTAAIHAKAWKRLFDAVLGDDRARTGTGGTPRPFDTDADYRRYVDGRSREDGVAAFLAARDIDLPAGTPQDPPGSWTVHGLAARKNEIYRELLAEHGVRVFAGTVELLHRLRAGGVPVALVTASRNAEALLAAADLDRVFDVVVDGESAAESALPGKPDPATFVEAARRLGVAPGRAAVVEDAVAGVQAARRGGFGLVVGVDRSGHREALEAAGADLVVEDVSQLDLGALRADPWLLVYQGFDPAHEGHREALTTLGNGYLGTRGAAPERAADGVHYPGTYLAGVYNRLTSTVHDREVEDEHLVNAPNWLCLDVRTGEDPWWSQGGLVVSAECRELDLRRGVLTRHAVLTDPAGRRLRLTQRRLVSMARPHLAALETTLVADGWSGTVTIASSIDAGVNNRNVAEYRPLADQHLRTVSTEEVDPSTLLVDVETTQSRVRLAIAARTMVNGTAVTGTEATSSGTAKEEVSGRRFELALEDGVPVTVDKTVAVFTSRDRAISSPRLAALQELAWVPGGLGDLLPAHEAAWQQLWDRFAIELDADRQTQLTLNLHLFHLLQSLSPHTVDLDAGVPARGLHGEGYRGHVFWDELFVLPVLTTHLPWVTRALLDYRHRRLDAARRAATAGGLAGAMFPWQSGSDGREETPSQLYNLRSGRWMPDNSRRQRHVGLAVAYNAWQYYQTTGDVAWLAHRGADLVIEVARLFTSLATYDGDEDRYHIDGVMGPDEYHDGYPDTPGQGLRDNAYTNVLTAWVCRRAVDVLDLTAGHDCDELRTRLNIRPDEPDRWEHLSRRLTVPFHEGVISQFAGYEALAELDWDHYRETYGNIGRLDLILEAEGDTTNRYKLAKQADVLMLAYLFGPDGLAEMLRRLGYPTDPGLVGDTVDYYLARTAHGSTLSRVVHASVLARMDPARGWQTFREALAADLDDTQGGTTREGIHLGAMAGSIDIITRAFAGVRIEGDEVVFDPHLPDGLRSARFTLVHRGQRLRVVVTPDRVEVQTDRCATNPQVRIRVGGTILTVPAGQRVVVGPYPRFVDTGCDYAAVGSVAARRSS, encoded by the coding sequence ATGCCGCCGCAGGACGCGGTGATCTTCGACATGGACGGCGTGGTCACCGACACCGCCGCGATCCACGCGAAGGCGTGGAAGCGGCTGTTCGACGCGGTACTGGGCGACGACCGGGCCAGGACAGGCACCGGAGGTACGCCGCGGCCCTTCGACACGGACGCCGACTACCGCCGCTACGTGGACGGGCGGTCCCGGGAGGACGGGGTCGCGGCCTTCCTCGCCGCCCGCGACATCGACCTCCCCGCCGGGACCCCGCAGGACCCGCCGGGAAGCTGGACCGTGCACGGCCTGGCCGCCCGGAAGAACGAGATCTACCGCGAGCTTCTCGCCGAGCACGGGGTACGGGTGTTCGCCGGCACCGTGGAGCTGCTGCACAGGCTGCGGGCCGGCGGAGTGCCGGTCGCCCTGGTCACCGCCAGCCGCAACGCGGAGGCGTTGCTCGCCGCCGCCGACCTCGACCGGGTGTTCGATGTCGTGGTGGACGGGGAGTCCGCCGCCGAGTCCGCGCTCCCGGGCAAACCGGACCCGGCCACCTTCGTCGAGGCCGCCCGCCGCCTCGGAGTGGCCCCGGGCAGGGCCGCGGTGGTCGAGGACGCAGTCGCCGGGGTGCAGGCGGCCCGCCGCGGCGGCTTCGGGCTGGTGGTGGGGGTGGACCGGTCCGGGCACCGGGAGGCGCTGGAAGCCGCCGGCGCCGACCTGGTGGTCGAGGACGTCTCCCAGCTGGACCTCGGCGCACTACGAGCCGACCCGTGGCTCCTGGTCTACCAGGGGTTCGACCCCGCACACGAAGGACACCGAGAAGCGCTGACCACGCTCGGCAACGGCTACCTCGGCACCCGAGGTGCGGCCCCCGAGCGAGCCGCGGACGGCGTGCACTACCCGGGCACCTACCTGGCCGGGGTCTACAACCGGCTCACCTCCACCGTGCACGACCGGGAGGTGGAGGACGAGCACCTCGTGAACGCCCCGAACTGGCTGTGCCTGGACGTGCGCACCGGCGAGGACCCGTGGTGGTCCCAGGGTGGGTTAGTGGTGTCCGCCGAGTGTCGGGAGCTGGACCTGCGTCGCGGTGTGCTGACCCGGCATGCGGTGCTCACCGACCCCGCCGGTCGGCGGCTAAGGCTGACCCAGCGCCGGCTGGTGTCGATGGCCCGCCCACACCTGGCCGCACTGGAGACCACCCTGGTCGCCGACGGCTGGAGCGGCACGGTGACCATCGCCAGCAGCATCGACGCCGGCGTAAACAACCGCAACGTCGCGGAGTACCGGCCGCTGGCCGACCAGCACCTGCGCACAGTCTCCACCGAGGAGGTAGATCCGAGCACGTTGCTGGTGGATGTCGAGACCACCCAGAGCCGGGTCCGCCTTGCGATCGCCGCCCGAACCATGGTGAACGGAACCGCTGTGACCGGCACCGAGGCCACTAGTTCAGGCACCGCGAAGGAGGAGGTGTCGGGGCGCCGGTTCGAGCTGGCGCTGGAGGACGGGGTGCCGGTCACGGTGGACAAGACAGTGGCCGTCTTCACCTCCCGGGACCGGGCGATCTCCTCGCCCCGGCTTGCGGCGCTGCAGGAGCTGGCCTGGGTCCCGGGCGGGCTTGGCGACCTGCTGCCCGCCCATGAGGCGGCCTGGCAGCAACTCTGGGACCGGTTCGCCATCGAGCTGGACGCGGACCGGCAGACCCAGCTGACGCTGAATCTGCACCTGTTCCACCTGCTGCAGTCACTGTCCCCTCATACCGTCGACCTCGACGCCGGGGTGCCGGCCCGGGGCCTGCACGGGGAGGGCTACCGCGGGCACGTGTTCTGGGACGAGCTGTTCGTGCTGCCGGTGCTCACCACGCACCTGCCCTGGGTCACCCGGGCGCTGCTCGACTACCGGCATCGACGTCTCGATGCGGCCCGCCGCGCCGCCACCGCCGGAGGGCTCGCCGGCGCGATGTTCCCCTGGCAGAGCGGCAGCGACGGCCGGGAGGAGACCCCCAGTCAGCTGTACAACCTGCGCTCGGGTCGGTGGATGCCCGACAACTCCCGGCGCCAACGTCACGTCGGGCTCGCGGTCGCCTACAACGCCTGGCAGTACTACCAGACCACCGGTGACGTCGCCTGGCTGGCCCACCGCGGCGCCGACCTGGTCATCGAGGTGGCCCGGCTGTTCACCAGCCTGGCCACCTACGACGGTGACGAAGACCGCTACCACATCGATGGGGTGATGGGCCCCGACGAGTACCACGACGGCTACCCCGACACCCCCGGCCAGGGACTGCGGGACAACGCCTACACCAACGTGCTCACCGCCTGGGTCTGCCGGCGCGCCGTGGACGTTCTGGACCTGACGGCCGGGCACGACTGCGACGAGCTGCGCACCCGGCTGAACATCCGGCCCGACGAGCCGGACCGGTGGGAGCACCTGAGTCGCCGCCTCACCGTGCCTTTCCACGAGGGGGTGATCAGCCAGTTCGCCGGCTACGAAGCCCTGGCCGAGCTGGACTGGGACCACTATCGGGAGACCTACGGCAACATCGGCCGGCTCGACCTGATTCTCGAGGCCGAGGGAGACACCACCAACCGGTACAAGCTCGCCAAGCAGGCCGACGTCCTCATGCTCGCCTACCTGTTCGGCCCCGACGGGCTCGCCGAGATGCTCCGCCGACTGGGCTACCCGACCGATCCCGGCCTGGTCGGCGACACTGTGGACTACTACCTGGCACGGACCGCGCACGGCTCCACCCTGAGCCGGGTGGTGCACGCCTCGGTCCTGGCGCGCATGGACCCCGCCCGGGGCTGGCAGACCTTTCGCGAGGCGCTGGCCGCCGACCTGGACGACACCCAGGGCGGCACCACCCGGGAAGGGATCCACCTTGGGGCGATGGCCGGGTCCATCGACATCATCACCCGCGCCTTCGCCGGGGTGCGCATCGAGGGCGATGAGGTGGTGTTCGACCCACACCTGCCCGACGGGTTGCGGTCGGCGCGCTTCACCCTGGTCCATCGAGGCCAACGGCTGCGGGTGGTGGTCACCCCGGACCGGGTGGAAGTGCAGACCGACCGATGTGCCACCAACCCGCAGGTCCGGATCCGGGTAGGAGGCACGATCCTGACTGTGCCGGCAGGCCAGCGGGTGGTGGTTGGGCCCTACCCCCGGTTCGTGGACACGGGGTGTGATTACGCAGCGGTTGGCAGCGTAGCGGCGCGGCGGTCCTCGTAG
- a CDS encoding IS3 family transposase (programmed frameshift), whose protein sequence is MARKNYSEEFRRQAVDLYESTPGATVRGIAEELGIVRGTLRHWLDAYGTGKKTAADGTLTSSPLQSKTTTSTAPESGNETPEQKVARLEARVRELEVETTKLTTEREILQRAAKYFGRGDALVSRFQFVADNSATFEVKRLCELVEIERSSYYAWLKAAPARQERARADAELATRIRAAHAEDKTCGAPRITAELNDNAPGGERVNHKRVARVMRLEGIRGYVKKRRVRTTTPEPSGQKYPDLLKRDFTAPAPNQRYVGDITYLPLADGTNLYLDTVIDCYSRRLAGWAVADHMRTELVEDALKAAAATRGSLKGAVFHSDHGSVYCSKDYAKLCEKLGVTQSMGAVGSSADNALAESFNATMKREVLQDAACWSDELTCRRQVFRWLVRYNTRRRHTWCGYLSPSTYEDRRAATLPTAA, encoded by the exons ATGGCCAGGAAGAACTACTCCGAGGAGTTCCGTCGTCAGGCCGTCGACTTGTACGAGTCCACGCCGGGGGCCACGGTCCGCGGTATCGCTGAGGAGCTGGGCATCGTGCGGGGCACGCTGCGCCACTGGCTCGATGCGTACGGGACCGGCAAGAAGACCGCTGCTGACGGGACGCTGACCTCCAGCCCGCTGCAGTCCAAGACCACCACGTCGACCGCACCAGAGTCAGGGAACGAGACCCCTGAGCAGAAGGTCGCCCGGCTCGAAGCCCGAGTGCGTGAGCTGGAGGTCGAGACGACGAAGCTCACGACCGAGCGGGAGATTCTCCAGCGGGCGGCCAAGTATTTCG GCCGGGGAGACGCGCTGGTGAGTCGCTTCCAGTTCGTCGCAGACAACTCCGCCACCTTCGAGGTGAAGCGACTGTGCGAGCTCGTCGAGATCGAGCGCTCGTCCTACTACGCCTGGCTCAAGGCCGCCCCCGCACGCCAGGAGCGCGCCCGCGCCGATGCCGAGCTCGCGACGCGGATCAGGGCGGCCCACGCCGAGGACAAGACCTGCGGGGCGCCACGGATTACCGCTGAGCTCAACGACAACGCGCCTGGCGGTGAGCGCGTGAACCACAAGCGCGTGGCCAGGGTGATGCGGCTCGAGGGCATCCGTGGCTACGTGAAGAAGCGTCGGGTGCGGACCACGACCCCCGAGCCGTCGGGCCAGAAGTACCCCGACCTCCTCAAGCGCGACTTCACCGCCCCAGCCCCGAACCAGCGCTACGTCGGGGACATCACCTACCTGCCGCTGGCCGACGGGACGAACCTGTACCTGGACACCGTGATCGACTGCTACTCCCGTCGCCTCGCCGGCTGGGCGGTCGCCGACCACATGCGCACCGAACTCGTCGAGGACGCCCTCAAGGCCGCCGCCGCGACCCGGGGCAGCCTCAAGGGCGCCGTGTTTCACAGCGACCACGGGTCGGTCTACTGCTCGAAGGACTACGCCAAGCTCTGCGAGAAGCTCGGCGTCACCCAGTCCATGGGCGCCGTTGGCTCCTCGGCCGACAACGCGCTCGCTGAGTCGTTCAACGCCACGATGAAGCGCGAGGTTCTCCAAGACGCCGCGTGCTGGAGCGACGAGCTGACCTGTCGTCGGCAGGTCTTCAGGTGGCTCGTTCGCTACAACACCCGCCGGCGTCACACCTGGTGCGGCTACTTATCCCCCTCCACCTACGAGGACCGCCGCGCCGCTACGCTGCCAACCGCTGCGTAA
- a CDS encoding cytochrome b N-terminal domain-containing protein — translation MSTNRGQAPNLEIGKLLGGAGWWFSPDLAGQISILVRLYAAHVVIVPGLILVLATLHALLVKKHKISPHPSLPTDDSGNQAPEDEPTEPFTHHLRRIAAFGTVLLGLLGVLAVLVPPTIGPPPVAGIEVTRPPWNFWWMFTLENWIGLPGILYGELIFFALLVILPFVDRNPNRYWRKRPVSMTIALVILLVVVALTVLMAVTPTQQHLGM, via the coding sequence GTGTCCACGAACCGGGGTCAGGCCCCCAACCTTGAGATCGGCAAACTGCTCGGCGGTGCCGGCTGGTGGTTCTCCCCCGATTTAGCTGGTCAAATCTCGATCCTGGTCCGGTTGTACGCCGCGCACGTGGTCATCGTGCCCGGCCTGATCCTCGTGCTCGCGACGTTGCACGCCCTGCTGGTCAAGAAGCACAAGATCTCACCGCACCCCTCGCTACCCACCGATGATTCCGGCAACCAAGCGCCGGAGGATGAGCCGACGGAGCCGTTCACCCATCACCTGCGCAGGATCGCCGCCTTCGGGACAGTGCTGCTGGGTCTCCTAGGTGTCCTTGCGGTTCTGGTGCCACCGACAATAGGGCCGCCGCCGGTCGCCGGCATCGAGGTCACCAGACCACCCTGGAACTTCTGGTGGATGTTCACCCTGGAGAACTGGATCGGCCTGCCCGGGATCCTCTACGGCGAACTGATCTTCTTCGCCCTCCTGGTGATCCTGCCGTTCGTTGATCGCAACCCCAACCGCTACTGGCGCAAGCGCCCGGTGTCCATGACCATCGCCCTAGTGATCCTGCTCGTCGTGGTCGCCCTGACCGTGCTGATGGCCGTCACCCCGACCCAGCAGCATCTTGGGATGTAG